DNA sequence from the Chitinophaga flava genome:
AACGGAGATGTCAAGACGGTGCGTTTTCTGCTGGTAACGGCCCTGCTCATTCTCCTCATAGGCTCGGTTAACTATATCAACCTGACTACCGCACGCGCTACTGAAAGAGTGAGAGAAACCAGTATGCGCAAGGCTTTGGGTTCTTCCAGGGGAATGCTGGTGGGACAGTTTATGATAGAAACCGTGATGATCAACCTGCTGGCTATGGGCTGTGCCCTCGTGTTGATCAAACTGTTTTTGCCACTTTATTACAATCTGGCTGAGAGACCTGCAGATACCGGATTTTTCACTGATCCGCTGCTTTGGGTGATGGTCGCGGGTTTGTTTGTACTCAACTGTCTGCTTTCCGGTGTTTATCCGGCAGTAGTATTATCCGGCGTGCAGCCGGTGAGTGTTACCAAACGTACCTTTACCGGGACTGTTAAAGGTGTTATATTCAGAAAGGTACTGGTGACAGGGCAGTTTACTGCAGCGCTGGTGGTGCTTTCCGCTTCACTGATCGTATACCGGCAGCTGGCTTATCTCCGCAATCAGTCTCTTGGCCTTAATGCCGATGAGGTATTGGAGGTGGTTGGCACCTACAGCGATCAGGATTCTATCCTGCAAAAGGAAGCGGTGGCCTTTAAAAACGAGCTGTTACAGCTGCCGCAGGTACAACAGGTGTCTGTCTCCGGGTCTATTCCGGGAATAGACCTCAGCATGCTTAGTACGACCACTGGTATCAGTCAGTATGGCTCCAATACCGGCCAGGGATACAACTTCTACATGTACGGCATCGATGCCGGCTTTATTCCAACGATGAGTATTAAAATGGCAGCCGGACGCAATTTTATAGCTGGCAGCACTAATGATGGTGACGCAGTGATCAACAAGGAGGCAGCCCGGCTCCTGGGTTTCAGCAGCCCGGAAGCGGCCATCGGCGGTAAGATATCTATGGCCTTCTCCAGGGAAAAGAAATACTCTACCATTGTAGGTGTAACAGAAGATTACCACCAACAATCCCTCAAAGACGTACTGCGCCCCATGATACACTGGTATCAGGAATCAGGTCTTTTTTATTCCATCAAAGTAAAAACAAGTGATATGCCTGCTACGGTAGCACAGATCAGGCGTGTATGGGAACAGCAGCATCCCGGTTATCCTTTTGAATACCGCTTTCTGGATGACCTGTACAACCAGCAGTATAAAGGAGATCAGCAATTTGGTAAGATCGTGGAGATATTTTCTTTCTTCACTTTGTTTATCAGCTGTCTGGGTATCCTGGGGTTAACCGCTTTCAGTATCACCAAACGTACCAAGGAAATCGGTATCCGTAAAGTACTGGGGGCTTCCGCGGCCCACATCACCGGGCTTCTTTCCAAAGATTTTATTTATCTGATACTCATCGCCGCCGTCATTTCCACACCACTCACCTGGGTAGTGATGAATCATTGGCTGGACAATTTCGCTTACCGTACAACTATCTCCGGATGGGTATTCTGTGCGTCAGGATTACTGACGTTACTGATAGCCCTGATCACCATTAGTTTTCAGACGATCAGGGCTTCACTGGCCAATCCGGTGCAGTCGCTGAAATCGGAGTGATGACTATGGAATGAAGGACCCGATTTGCGTAACGGAAATGTGATCATCCTGTATCAGCAGGCCGCCTTTCTGTACCAGTTGTTGCAGGATGGCTGTTATTTCTTCCGGAGATAACATGTCTTTGTAATGCTCCATGATAACGGCTATGCTGATGGGGCCATCTCCTGCGTTACGGATAAAATGCATAAAAACATCTTCCCGGTAAGTGATGTTTCTACCGAAATAGAGCCTGAACGGGGAGCCTTCTTCCAGGGCATCTGCGATAATATTATATCCGATGATGACGTAATATAACCGGTTATATGACTCGAATTCAGCATCATCAAAATAATATTTCGTTCCTTCAAATTCCAGCTGATCAAGATGGTGTTTGTAAGTTTTAAAGGGTTGCAACTCATCCCGGATGTCCTGACTATGCTGTTCCTTCCATTTCAACATCGCCGCCAAAGGTATATCTGCTGCAGTCCAGTTATCGGTATTTTCCCAGGCCGTAGTATCTATATCCTCCAGCAGTGGCGGAAACAGATCTTTAAACTCATTGAAATGTCCGGGAAACAACGACTCCGGCTTTTCATTGACGATTTTTACCAGATGTGCAACATTGTATAATGGCTCATCGGATTGCAGTGCTTCTTTGCTTTTTCTTTTCTGAGCGCAATGGTAGCATATTTTCTTTGGCAGATCGGTTGTGGAAGGCTTAATCAGTTTGCCACAGTCTGTACAATGGATGCCCTGCTGCCTTTCGGTCCAGAAGGGACAGTCAGGCTCCGGATAATCGGGTGAAGGGAAATAAAATTCGAGGCCATATTGTTGGATGGCCATTTTTCCCCATTCCTTTGCCAGGATTGTTTCCAGCCAGGGCGACGTTTCTCCTTCAGGGACCCAGAAATCCGGTGGCAGCATAATATCACCTAAATAATGCCTTTCCAGCGGGCCGTTTTGAGGCTGTATATATAAGTTCAGGTAAAGACGCCAATCATAGGCATCGCCGTTCCATAAGGCTTCCAGCGCTTTGGGCTCACCGCCGGCGGCCGTGATTTTCTCTTCCAGGTCAACATAACTATAGAGGTAAGACATAGATCAATGGTACTTATTTTTCGTTTGGCAAGATAGAAATATTTTGCCAGAGATGACCTTTAGTTGACATGTCCTATATTTGTTGATGTATGAAATTATTATTGATAGAGGACGAACCGGCTGTGGTATCAGTTATCACGCGCGGTTTGGCGGAAGCCGGCTATGAGGTAAGCGTAGCGCCTGATGGCGCCAGCGGTCTGCGTATGGCGCTGGACAATCCCTCTTTTGTACTGATCATACTGGATGTGATGCTGCCCAATATGAATGGGATAGAAGTATGCCGGTCCCTGCGTAATGCACAGCTCTCTACTCCTATCCTGATGCTCACCGCACTGGGTACCACAGAAAATATCGTCATAGGACTGGATAGCGGTGCAGATGACTATCTGGTGAAGCCGTTTAAGCTGGCTGAACTGGAAGCGCGTATACGCAGCCTGCTGCGGCGGAAAAGTAATATAGCCGTTCCCGTAGTGCCGGCAGCAGAACAGACTGCCGTGCTCCAACTCGGCGACCTGGAACTGAATACCGACACCAAAGCCGCCAACAGACAGGGAAACACCATACAGCTTACCGCCACCGAATACCGGCTGCTGGAATATCTGATGAAAAATCCGCGCAAAGTACTGTCGCGTATGGAAATACTGGAGCAGGTGTGGGGCATCGATTTCAACACCAACACAAAAGTGGTCGATGTTTACATTAACTATCTCCGGAAAAAAATCAACAAAAACAACCTGCCGGAACTGATACAAACCGTTACCGGACTGGGTTATATGCTGAAGGAAAACGAATGAAAATACGTACCCAGATATTGCTCATCTTTGCAGGACTCACCATCTCCACCATCATGGTGATGAGCATCCTGGTGTATTA
Encoded proteins:
- a CDS encoding ABC transporter permease, which produces MLLYIPIPTNYRVMLLNYLKIAWRNLNKNRFYTLINVLGLALATAAFLLIIQYVRFEYSYENFTPHADDIYRVTIDRYRGAEFVVTDCETHYPLGPMMKKDMPEVKDYVRLQSMGEFQEIRQGNKVIRINRLYAADPSVFSIFNYRFIDGDPATALSSPFQAVLTESSARKIFGRTDVKGRTLQTQNKVFTISGIIHDLPENTHLKINVLFSYSSLPATINAVLDSWHGNNTYTYVQLMPHSSPIALNEKLKKLSREKIKENIFTAQPIKDIHLFSHKTFEPETNGDVKTVRFLLVTALLILLIGSVNYINLTTARATERVRETSMRKALGSSRGMLVGQFMIETVMINLLAMGCALVLIKLFLPLYYNLAERPADTGFFTDPLLWVMVAGLFVLNCLLSGVYPAVVLSGVQPVSVTKRTFTGTVKGVIFRKVLVTGQFTAALVVLSASLIVYRQLAYLRNQSLGLNADEVLEVVGTYSDQDSILQKEAVAFKNELLQLPQVQQVSVSGSIPGIDLSMLSTTTGISQYGSNTGQGYNFYMYGIDAGFIPTMSIKMAAGRNFIAGSTNDGDAVINKEAARLLGFSSPEAAIGGKISMAFSREKKYSTIVGVTEDYHQQSLKDVLRPMIHWYQESGLFYSIKVKTSDMPATVAQIRRVWEQQHPGYPFEYRFLDDLYNQQYKGDQQFGKIVEIFSFFTLFISCLGILGLTAFSITKRTKEIGIRKVLGASAAHITGLLSKDFIYLILIAAVISTPLTWVVMNHWLDNFAYRTTISGWVFCASGLLTLLIALITISFQTIRASLANPVQSLKSE
- a CDS encoding response regulator transcription factor — translated: MKLLLIEDEPAVVSVITRGLAEAGYEVSVAPDGASGLRMALDNPSFVLIILDVMLPNMNGIEVCRSLRNAQLSTPILMLTALGTTENIVIGLDSGADDYLVKPFKLAELEARIRSLLRRKSNIAVPVVPAAEQTAVLQLGDLELNTDTKAANRQGNTIQLTATEYRLLEYLMKNPRKVLSRMEILEQVWGIDFNTNTKVVDVYINYLRKKINKNNLPELIQTVTGLGYMLKENE